A single window of Vanessa tameamea isolate UH-Manoa-2023 chromosome 5, ilVanTame1 primary haplotype, whole genome shotgun sequence DNA harbors:
- the LOC113392457 gene encoding serine/threonine-protein phosphatase 2A activator-like, whose product MNTESVIGDGKMEKLGPTLPINHRFLEPEKAVKTITDMAIWEKSEAYMEYTGFIATLNEAIKGKPLSVDCKISNNVSKFINLLEKIDELIDEFPPVEQPQRFGNTAFRDWLAKVKISSTQLLQEVLEPQLHLAIPEIKVYLEESFGNATRIDYGTGHEMSFVMFLCCLYKIGFFDSEDKVATVFFIFNKYLQIARRLQQTYRMEPAGSHGVWSLDDYQFVPFIWGSSQLINQPRIYPPVKFLEDDIIDKFADEYMFLSCIKYIKEVKKGPFAEHSNQLWSISAVGSWTKINQGLIKMYKKEILAKFPVIQHVMFGSLLPIRRFPIQQ is encoded by the coding sequence ATGAATACAGAGAGTGTGATTGGTGATGGTAAAATGGAGAAACTAGGTCCCACACTTCCTATTAATCACCGCTTCTTAGAACCAGAGAAGGCAGTCAAAACAATAACAGACATGGCTATTTGGGAAAAGTCCGAAGCTTATATGGAATACACAGGTTTTATTGCCACTCTGAATGAAGCAATCAAAGGAAAGCCATTGTCAGTTGActgtaaaatttcaaataatgtctcaaaatttattaatttattagaaaaaattgaTGAACTCATAGATGAGTTTCCACCAGTTGAACAGCCACAACGATTCGGTAACACTGCATTCAGAGATTGGCTGGCCAAGGTTAAAATAAGTTCTACTCAATTACTCCAGGAAGTTCTGGAACCTCAACTGCATTTAGCCATACCAGAGATAAAAGTGTATTTAGAAGAAAGCTTTGGTAATGCAACCAGAATTGACTATGGAACGGGACATGAAATGTCCTTTGTAATGTTCCTCTGTTGCTTATACAAAATTGGTTTCTTTGATTCTGAAGATAAAGTGGctactgtattttttatatttaataaatacctgCAAATTGCAAGAAGGTTACAACAGACATATAGGATGGAGCCAGCTGGCAGTCATGGTGTGTGGAGCTTGGATGATTATCAATTTGTTCCTTTTATATGGGGAAGCTCACAATTAATAAACCAGCCGAGAATTTATCCACCTGTGAAGTTTCTGGAAGatgatattattgataaatttgcAGATGAATACATGTTTCTCtcgtgtattaaatatattaaagaggTTAAAAAAGGCCCTTTTGCAGAGCACTCTAACCAGCTGTGGAGTATAAGTGCAGTTGGATCCTGGACTAAAATCAATCAGGGTTTGatcaaaatgtacaaaaaagaAATTCTCGCCAAGTTCCCAGTTATACAGCATGTTATGTTTGGTTCACTTCTTCCAATACGTAGATTTCCAATccagcaataa
- the LOC113392471 gene encoding HIG1 domain family member 1A, mitochondrial-like, whose protein sequence is MAQEKPVFDYHEETHAEKLARKSKESPFMVIGLAGLATAVGYGGYAFKNRGTMSTSVYLMQFRVISQGLVVGALTAGMAYTLYNNHFNKPKAVHEN, encoded by the exons atggcTCAAGAGAAACCAGTTTTTGATTACCACGAAGAAACACATGCCGAAAAGTTAGCGAGAAAATCTAAAGAATCCCCCTTTATGGTAATTG GATTAGCTGGTCTCGCAACCGCAGTCGGATATGGCGGCTACGCTTTCAAAAATCGAGGTACCATGAGTACCAGTGTCTATTTGATGCAATTCCGTGTCATATCTCAGGGTCTCGTTGTGGGCGCCCTCACCGCTGGCATGGCTTACACTCTCTATAATAATCACTTCAACAAACCAAAAGCAGttcatgaaaattaa
- the LOC113392461 gene encoding ras-related GTP-binding protein A, producing the protein MKKKVLLMGKSGSGKTSMRSIIFANYIARDTRRLGATIDVEHSHVRFLGNLVLNLWDCGGQEAFMENYFASQRDNIFRNVEVLIYVFDVESREMEKDMHYYQSCLEAILQNSPEARIFCLVHKMDLVAEERREEIFKTREEDLIRLSKPLECTCFRTSIWDETLYKAWSSIVYKLIPNVKALESSLKQFAAIVDADEVLLFERATFLVVSHCQRRPHRDAHRFEKVSNIVKQFKLSCSKLAAQFQSMEVRNSVFAAFIDGFTSNTYVMVEMSDPKIPSEATLINIRNARKHFEKLEKVSSSAPSQYQ; encoded by the exons ATGAAGAAAAAG GTGTTGTTGATGGGGAAAAGTGGTTCTGGAAAGACAAGCATGAGGTCTATTATATTTGCCAACTACATAGCAAGAGACACAAGGAGACTAGGCGCTACAA TTGATGTTGAACATTCTCATGTACGATTTCTTGGTAACCTTGTTCTTAATTTATGGGACTGTGGGGGTCAGGAAGCCTTCATGGAGAACTACTTTGCATCACAGAGggataatatatttagaaatgttgAAGTCTTGATATATGTTTTTGATGTTGAGAGCAGGGAAATGGAAAAGGATATGCACTACTACCAGTCATGCTTAGAAGCCATTCTACAG aatTCGCCAGAAGCCAGAATATTCTGCTTAGTGCATAAAATGGACCTTGTGGCTGAGGAGCGACGAGAAGAGATCTTCAAAACACGTGAAGAGGATTTGATAAGACTTTCTAAACCACTTGAATGTACCTGTTTTAGAACTAGTATATGGGATGAAACACTTTATAA gGCGTGGTCAAGCATAGTATACAAATTAATACCCAATGTTAAGGCACTAGAATCTTCACTCAAGCAGTTTGCAGCAATAGTAGATGCTGATGAG GTGCTTTTATTTGAACGGGCAACATTCTTAGTCGTGTCACACTGTCAACGGCGACCGCACCGAGACGCGCATCGTTTTGAAAAAGTCTCCAACATTGTGAAACAATTCAAATTGTCGTGTTCCAAGCTGGCAGCACAATTTCAAAGCATGgaa gtGCGAAACAGTGTATTTGCGGCATTCATAGACGGGTTCACGAGCAACACATACGTTATGGTCGAGATGTCGGACCCTAAAATACCGTCTGAAGCTACCCTCATCAACATTCGAAACGCTAGAAAGCACTTTGAAAAACTTGAAAAGGTTTCATCGAGTGCCCCCAGCCAGTATCAGTGA
- the LOC113392472 gene encoding HIG1 domain family member 1A, mitochondrial-like produces the protein MNPEKVFDYSDESQAERFARKSKDSPFMIIGIIGLIGVCSYGAYQFKHRGKMSTSVFLMQLRVAAQGTVVAALTVGIGYSMAQRYLLKDEKKQ, from the exons ATGAATCCAGAAAAAGTTTTTGACTATAGTGATGAATCTCAAGCTGAGCGTTTTGCAAGAAAATCAAAGGATTCGCCCTTTATGATAATAG gtATCATAGGGTTGATAGGTGTATGTAGCTATGGAGCCTACCAATTCAAACACCGAGGTAAAATGAGCACAAGTGTATTTCTAATGCAGCTCAGAGTTGCAGCCCAGGGAACTGTTGTAGCCGCACTTACAGTTGGCATTGGATATTCAATGGCCCAAAGATATTTACTTAAAGATGAAAAAAAGCAATAA
- the LOC113392463 gene encoding beta carbonic anhydrase 1, whose product MDRILRGIMRYRVLDRASMVKQFEQVRDNPVPKAIFYSCMDSRMIPTRFTETSVGDMFVVRNAGNLIPHSQAFVDEMTSCEPAGLELSCVLNDVKHVIVCGHSDCKAMNLLYKLKSDEESSLEQRRISPLKSWLCTHGKSSLDKFLDVKGNFDKPILFSAETPQRKFVAYIDPENNFCIEDKLSQVNTLQQLQNIASYGMLKKRLERHDLHIHALWFDIYTGDIYYFSRRAKRFLIIDESSYEIILAEIRRYYS is encoded by the exons atggataGAATTTTAAGAGGAATTATGAGATATCGTGTCTTAGACAGAGCAAGCATGGTTAAACAGTTTGAACAAGTTCGGGACAATCCTGTG CCAAAAGCTATATTTTATAGTTGTATGGACAGTAGAATGATTCCCACAAGATTTACGGAAACATCTGTTGGTGATATGTTCGTtg TGAGGAATGCCGGAAATCTCATACCACATTCTCAAGCTTTTGTAGATGAGATGACAAGTTGTGAACCAGCAGGTTTAGAGCTTAGTTGTGTTTTAAATGATGTTAAGCATGTAATTGTTTGCGGCCACAGTGACTGTAAGGCGATGAATCttctttacaaattaaaaagtgaCGAAGAATCGAGTCTA GAACAAAGAAGAATCTCACCACTTAAATCTTGGCTTTGTACTCATGGAAAGTCAAGTTTAGATAAATTCTTAGATGTTAAAGGAAATTTTGATAAACCTATATTATTTTCTGCTGAGACTCCGCAGAGAAAGTTTGTAGCTTATATCGAtcctgaaaataatttttgtatcGAAGACAAATTGTCACAg GTCAACACTTTACAGCAATTACAAAACATCGCATCATATGGAATGTTAAAAAAACGCTTAGAAAGACATGATTTACATATTCATGCCTTATGGTTTGATATTTACACTGgagatatatattactttagCCGAAGAGCTAAACGATTTCTTATAATAGATGAATCAAGCTACGAAATTATTTTAGCTGAAATCCGAAGATATTActcataa
- the LOC113392451 gene encoding protein HBS1, with protein MARHRNVRNRNYSDDYDYDDVYGHSVEEDSCLSPSDTAQWMYDRSRNQQAISNFLDNHNDIQEEAEELPEPSVRTLDRRESMDLRGLNLNEEDEAKLMSCLDELRNVLGDTIPENILVQSVLTHKFNYNKALDEILNNKSKDEGKCKPQPAIQVPTVLIEPIKAPILTTGDKTPKVIATKIEPNKVAVIKGFKIEDENIKSCPQTPRDQSPANRERTPSRLEQADENKVIIKIKENKSDPNTQFLNERGSDKDHLYIVVIGHVDAGKSTLMGRILCELGEVSQRTLHKYEQESKKIGKQSFMYAWVLDETGEERVRGITMDVGRAQFETKTKKVIILDAPGHADFIPNMITGAGQADVALLVVDATRGEFESGFELGGQTREHALLVRSLGVNQLAVAVNKLDTTNWSQERFDEITKKLKAFLKQAGFKDSDVTFVPCSGLTGENLVKNSTEPELLKWYSGPSLLEVIDKFNVPQRLVSKPLRLSINDIFKGTGSGFCVAGRIENGVINKGDKVLVCPTKEMAEVRSLSINDLVSNVAFAGDQVSVTLSGVEMQNVSIGYILSDPIQQVPVTSRFEARLVVFNVKVPITKGFPVLIHHQSLVESANIIKIKALLNKSTGEVLKKKPRCLGNNSVAVVDIEVCRPICIERYKDVKELGRVMLRVAGVTIAAGLVTDIFTT; from the coding sequence ATGGCTCGCCATCGTAATGTAAGAAACCGTAACTATTCTGATGACTACGATTACGATGATGTTTATGGGCACTCTGTTGAGGAGGACAGCTGTTTATCACCAAGTGATACAGCACAATGGATGTATGATCGTTCTCGAAATCAGCAGGCTATATCGAACTTTTTAGATAACCATAATGATATTCAAGAGGAGGCTGAAGAATTGCCGGAACCTTCAGTTCGAACATTAGATCGTCGGGAATCTATGGATTTACGTGGCCTTAATTTGAACGAAGAAGATGAAGCTAAACTTATGTCCTGTCTTGATGAATTGCGCAATGTTTTAGGTGACACAATTCCGGAAAATATATTAGTACAATCAGTGCTtactcataaatttaattataataaagcttTGGATGAAATATTGAACAATAAAAGTAAAGATGAAGGCAAATGTAAGCCACAGCCGGCAATACAAGTCCCAACAGTTCTTATTGAGCCCATTAAGGCACCAATATTAACAACAGGAGATAAAACACCCAAGGTAATTGCTACAAAAATAGAACCAAACAAAGTGGCTGTGATTAAAGGCTTCAAAATTGaagatgaaaatattaaaagttgtcCACAAACACCAAGAGATCAATCGCCAGCTAACAGAGAAAGAACACCTTCTAGACTTGAACAAGCAGatgaaaataaagttattataaaaataaaagaaaacaaaagtgATCCAAATACACAATTTCTTAATGAAAGAGGCTCTGATAAAGATCATTTGTATATTGTTGTCATAGGTCATGTTGATGCTGGGAAGTCTACATTGATGGGTCGAATATTATGTGAATTAGGTGAAGTTAGCCAAAGGACATTACATAAGTATGAACAAGAGAGTAAGAAAATTGGAAAACAAAGCTTTATGTACGCCTGGGTACTGGATGAAACTGGAGAAGAGAGGGTAAGAGGAATTACTATGGATGTAGGGAGGGCCCAGTTTGAGACTAAAACAAAGAAAGTAATCATCTTAGATGCACCAGGACATGCTGATTTTATTCCTAACATGATTACAGGTGCAGGTCAAGCTGATGTTGCACTTTTGGTTGTGGATGCAACCCGAGGAGAATTTGAATCAGGTTTTGAACTTGGTGGACAAACTCGAGAACATGCCCTACTTGTTAGATCCTTAGGAGTAAACCAGCTTGCGGTTGCAGTAAATAAATTGGACACCACCAACTGGTCTCAGGAAAGATTTGATGAAATAACCAAAAAACTTAAAGCTTTCTTGAAACAGGCTGGTTTTAAAGATTCAGATGTCACATTTGTACCTTGTTCGGGTTTGACTGGGGAGAACTTAGTCAAAAATTCAACAGAGCCCGAATTATTGAAATGGTATAGTGGACCTAGCTTACTTGAAGTTATAGATAAATTTAACGTACCTCAAAGATTAGTATCAAAACCTTTACGATTGTCCatcaatgatatatttaaaggcACTGGTTCTGGTTTTTGTGTGGCTGGTCGTATTGAAAATGGTGTCATAAATAAGGGTGATAAAGTTTTGGTCTGTCCTACAAAAGAAATGGCAGAGGTTCGTAGTTTGAGTATAAATGACTTGGTTAGTAATGTAGCATTTGCAGGTGATCAAGTTAGTGTAACTCTGTCTGGAGTTGAAATGCAGAATGTTTCTATTGGTTACATATTAAGCGATCCAATTCAACAAGTGCCAGTGACCTCAAGATTTGAAGCTAGATTGGTTGTTTTCAATGTAAAGGTCCCTATAACGAAAGGCTTTCCAGTTCTTATTCATCACCAGTCTTTGGTGGAGTCtgcaaatattatcaaaataaaggcattacttaataaaagtacaggagaagtattaaaaaaaaagccaaGGTGTCTCGGTAACAATTCAGTAGCAGTAGTAGATATAGAAGTTTGCCGACCAATTTGTATTGAGCGATACAAGGATGTAAAGGAGCTTGGGCGTGTAATGTTACGTGTGGCGGGAGTCACAATAGCAGCTGGTCTTGTCACAGATATCTTTACAACTTGA